The genomic region GCAGGTAGACATGTGATGGTATAAGTGATTAGTAGATGGTGTTAGCGATGGTGGGGGACCGTTGGAATAACATGGGGTTATGGCATGATGTGGATATGCCTAGATCTGTAGTCAGAAGATATATATAATCTGCCCTGTTGATCTGTCCCAATAGCTCTTGACCTTGAACCGCTGGTAGCTGCACCCCGTCGGATGGTTGGACGCCACCAAGGCTTGCTGATAAGAGGTGTGGTGATCGAGTTTCGAAACAGACATGTTTGACCCCGGATCTTTGCACACCTCACATCAGAAGGGTATCCGGGGAAAGAGGTGTCGTTCAATCTGACGAACCTTGGGCACAAGAGCGGGAGATGTTCGGCGGGTCGAAGAATGATGGGCCAATGAGAGGGCCGTGATGAGATCTGAGATGCTATTCTAGGTAAAGGTAAGCGCCGTGCGGCGTTAAGCAATGCAGAGCCTCACCACATACCACAGTACATATGGGTTAGCCCTACCCACTTTGCAGTCAGTTCAACGTCCCGTTGTTGTGGGCGCCAAGGGGAGTTGAGGTTGCGCAATGGATGCATCATCTGCGGCCGATCGGAAGGCCACACACAGCGGACACGGCCGAGAAGAGAATTGAGGTGTGCGGGGGAGAGCCTCACGGCAGGCAGCTAGGCGAGACGCCGCGACTTAGACGCCGTCGACTCTTCCCGtgtctgcttctgctgctgctgctgctgcacgACATGAATTCTCCAAGAACGGTGATGGTACCTGCATTTACCTAGACTGGAACTAGAAACCGGGCctgtggtgttttggaaTGCTTCTAGAAAAGATAGACGCCCAAGAAAGCATGTGGTGTTGGACCAGGCTGAGGTAAATCACCTGTTTCATTGGAGGTTCAATGATGCCGTCAGGTACAAGGCTGACACCATGACTGGAAGGCAGGAACGACTTGCAAGGCACAAACAGGCCACAACCCACAAACCCTGGCTGATGATTGCAGCCTAATAACTATAGAATGATAGCCACACAGGCATCAACCACGCCTTCTCGGTTTCGGCCTTCGACGTCAGCGGAGCGGACTTGGCTCCGAACCCGAATGGACGAGTCGCGATGTGAAAGAGAGACATTAGCACCGAAAGAGCAAACTCATCCGGTCGAGTTGTTCTGGCGGTCAGGAGAGTGTCGTCGACGGCCCCGCATCGGCCCGGTCTGACGAGGTGACCGTTCCGATACTATTGTGGGGCCAAGAAATGCAAACCTCTTACATGAGTTGACACGCCGAATACAGCATCCACTTTGCTGACGACACCACCGAACATTATGTGCGTCTGCGCCTGCTGCCGTCCCTCGCACCACACACCGCTCAaacgtcctcctcccagaCCTCCCTGCCTGTTCGGTGAGAATTTGCTCCGTCATCGATGGGGTCTGAGGTTGCGAGTCGCGATAGCCGCAGCCTCAAAAGGTTCCAACTGCATGCTTCATCACGGGACGAACACTGCTGCGGCGGGGCCACCTACCGGCTCATTCGCACGCCTCCCATTCGATGGCAACCTGTTTCTAAGAATACCTTGCTCGATTATTCAAAATCCCGACTTCTCATAGGTCCTGCCAGATCTGATTTCCAACCAATCACAGTCAAGATCCTTCCATGGCCCAGGAACAAGgagttggcgatggcggtaaagcagctgctgctgctgctgccgcggtAGTTGGGCTTCCTGTTTCTCCGGCACCTAGTCCCCCTTTCGCCTCGAGCCTACTCAGCAGCGcagaaaagacaaaaagcGCGCGTCGCAGAGCCTGATATTAAAGGTCGCAATTTTGTGCATGAGGTGCGAGATGGTGTTCTATAATTATCATCCCATGCCTGatccctgctgctgccctgaCCACCGCTTCTCGGAAGATTAGCGACTGTGGGTTTCATCCTCGACGTCGATGCTGCAGAAGCTGGGTTCATCAGAGTGTGGGGAGGGCCGTGTCTCTCATCACAGAGGAGTGACAGTCCAGGAGCGCCGCAGAGGCACAGGGTTTAACACGCTGAGTTATCACCGTCAGAGGGGACGCCATGTCCTCCACAGGGTTGCTCTGGTCAcgacgtggtggtggtattcCAGCGTCGTCTTCCACAAAAACCGCACGTTGCAAGGCCGGCGCTTGGCCTGATTTGGTCCAAAAGGCCCTGACGGTGCAGCATTGGCGACCGTTTTCGTACGAGCTGGACTTCAGCCGAGGCATTCTTCTCTTGGTCAGATGAATCTGCTagagaggatgaggttgaagggATAGGAAAAGATATCGTCACCAGATCGAAATACAACTAACTTGGTACAATACAAATCGAATCTTTCAGGTACCAACACCAGTCGTCGCAAAACGATAGCAGAATGGGGATTAACGCACCGCGTCAAATTGCATGAGCACCGACCCCTGTCACGGCCCATCATTGGCCCTCGTTGTGAGACTCGAGCTCGCTTCACAcgctcccatcaccacatcaccgGCTGGCAAATCCTGCTCGACTCCTCAGGCCCCTTCTGGCCCCTCTGGTGGCATTCGTTGGCCCCGGGAGCGGGTGTCGTCTTATCTCTTTCTCGAGTGTaaagaaacaaacaaggTCCGATTCGGGGCAAGCAACGGCGGGGGTGAGGTGTCCTCCACGGCCGCCGGacggcacacacacacacataggcacacacacacaggcACACACGGGGCGGTGGGGTAGAGATGCTCAAAGCCCAAGCTACGTGACGACAACGCTTCCTCGCTTCTGCTCACTCTGCTGCAGGGGACGGTCCTCCGCTCCAACGCACCTGCAGCCCAATATTGACGGCTCATTCAGGAGTTTGGAACACGTCTACAGAAAAGCTGTATTGCCAACTGGCAAATCAGGTCAAGCATCCTGATTGCATCGCTTTCGGGTGGCGGACGGGGGCCATCTGACCCGCAACTCCGTTCATCTTTTGTCAACCGTTTCCTTGTATCTCGCACGCACCAAGCGCCTCCAGATCTTACTGCCAGGGGTTTGCCCTGGAGCGATGTGTGCGCCAAGACACCTGCTCCAACTCTTTCTGAATAGACGGCGACGAGCAACTCAGTTATGGTAAAGGTACAGTGTTGCACCACCAGGTCAGATACAGAAGACGACAGCCGCAACCCTCTCGGCTGCGCATACTCGTCGGTGAAGGCAAGCGATTCGTCAGTGAGGAACCACTCCGACACTGTCGACTCGTGCAAGTGAGATGTCGCACAGCTTTTATATTGGCTCCCTCCTTTCCAGCCGCGGTGAAGCCAGGACTCGGTAGGTGGACTCGCCTGAGTGGCGGCTCTGATCGCTTGATCGCTTGCTCGCGCGAAAGCCGCTCTTACAGATCGCATAACACCAGGCAACTCTACACACTTCCACCACAGCCGACTGACTTGGCGAGCCCGGCTGGCGTGGGCGGGACCTGCTTTGGGGGACCAGCAGTACTAGTTAATGCTAGGCCACAGCTTATCCGCCTAGTCCGGCCCGGTCTGGGAATTAACTTACAATTGGTGTAAGGACAGTTGAAGATATCCGCACCCGCCATGTGATGTGATCCTGATGTTCCCTACGGAGTAACATGTCAGTTCTCACAGTCTCActttggagaaggagaaggtctcaacaacccctgTCGTGAGTGTGCCGACAAGAATATGGCTTGGCAATGCCTTCTGCAAGTGTCCTGGCCCGGCCGGTCATGATGGACGGGAGGGACAGTCCTTTCCGCACTTATTCCCAAGAAGGCAATCCAACCCTGGCCCCAGCACGCTGCAGCAACAcgcacaccaccacacgGCACGCACATCAAGCAGAATCAGCAACCAAGGTTTCCGTCACAAGGTACCGACCGGTACGTACATGTCTCCCCGGTTAGGCGCCATGCCACAGCACCCTTCCTCATTCCAGCTCCCTGCTCGGGCGTCTGTGCGACTCGTggcaacccccccagcaccagctgCCCTTGCATTTTTGACGCTCGTCTGCTGTGAACAGTTGACGAAAGCGAgtttcttccttcttctttaGCTTTACCACATCTGCAGCAAAGCAAGCCTGGAAGCCCCGGGCTGTCCGCGATCTCAACAATACCCGTAGATCCGACCGGTCTTTAGCTAAGCCTAGCTTTGAGGACTACCCTTAGTCCGCCAGGGGTAGTATAAGCAACCGCCAACCTCCACGCACCAAGCATTGTGCAGATACAAGATACGGAGTACAGATACAGAAATACCGTATTACCAGAACCCCGGCTCCTGCTGGGTACGAGTACGGTACGGTACcagcctccccaccccatcccaccccaatCCACTCCGTCCACCCACCCAATCCATCCCCGTCGTCCCCATCACTCCCCTTCCCGACAGGCGCAGCGGTGTCCGTAATCGCGCGTTAAAAGGGACCAAGCGCCCACACCCCAAACTTCCTGTTAAAGGCTGGGGTTTTGGCTCAAATTTCCTGGCAGCACACGTTACGTTGCACGCCCCGTCGACAGCGCGCAACTCTCTGGCTTTGAACCACCGAGACGAAGGACGGGACTGGATAGCTGGACAAGAGGAAGGGACCAGGACAAGGACAGGACAGGgaaggacaggacaggacaggacaggacaggacaggacaggacaggacaggacaggacagggcaggacaggacaggacaggacaggacaggaccgACagggcgacggcggcggcggcgaccCGGCACAGCAGCTACAACAACACATCGAGAGCTCCGGACACTCTTTCGCCCAAACACACCTCGCATTTTGTTCTGCAGCAGTTTGCAGCTTGCGCAAATCAACACTCACCAGTCGGCTCTGGATAGCACCGTTCATAACCCTCTGACGTGTCatttcatctcatcatctcatcagcaacagcaacacacaGTCTTGCTGAGAGCTCAGAGAAGCTTGTGGGAGCTACCTTAGCTATTGTCAGGGTAGGGAGCtctcgagcagcagcagttccaGTCCGCGCAAGCAGTGTCACCGGCCCCAGGTCCGGCGACAGCATAACCTATTTCCACCCGGGCGAACCCAACGCTGGGTAACGGACGCACGAGCACCGACcggtcctcctcccccccgccttCCATCACTGGCGCATCGCATCCGGGAAATCCTGCAGGCTGATcacacttttttttttttttttttttttttttaatttttaaacgCTGATTCATCAGTGAAATTTCACGATCCCCAGACCAGCGCATGGTCTCTTTGAGTCGTCTCATCTATCTGCCACACCACTCACCCCCATCGCCACTACTTACGACCTCAGGCACAACCATCAACACTCAtactcaccatcacccaagCGCCGTCAATCAGCTGGCTGTTTCACTAATTCACCCGCCGGCTCATAGCTTTGTGAACAGCAATGTCGACATTTACAGCCCTCAATGGGGGCTCACCAAGACCTGCCGAGGCCGTGAACGGGACGGTCGACGCGGAACGAGGGCCCGGCCAATCGGCACCCGCAGATCCCAGGCCTGCCGCCGCTGAgagctccaccaccagccaaagGCACGACAGGTTCCCTTTTCCAGGGCAATCGTCTCTCTCGTCGGCATCAGGACAGGAGGGATCGCACAAGAGGAAGCGCTCAAACTCGGAGTCTCCAACCAGGGAACGCCAGCCGACTCCTGCCTCGAGAAGGGAGAGGTCCGAACGGACAGACCAGGCAGAAGCCACCGAGCGGGCCGGCAGATCAGAACGGAGAGATCGTCCTGAGCTGTATGGCGCTCAACGGGTCCGTTCGGAAACTCGCGACGGTTATAGCACCCCGCGGAGGGAGAGCTACCGGGGTTATGGCGACGAGAGAAGGGACGAGAGACGGGAGGATGCCGATCACTGGCATTCACGAGAGGCGAGAGAAGAGCGCAACTCCAGCTACGAGGGCCCTTACTCGGCAGGACCCGTATCGGCCGTCTCTGACGATCAACCTGGCGATAGGCACCGGAGAGCCACGAGCCAGGGAGACAGCGCCGACTATGGGGATCAGAGCCCGGACGGAGACGACCGAGGTATGTACTCGGGCCAGTACACGCCGGAGCAGCGCAGAGATGGGGTCATCCAGTCAGATCCCAAGAAGCGGAAGCGCAATTTCAGCAACCGCACCAAAACAGGCTGTCTGACCTGCAGGAAGCGCAAAAAGAAATGCGATGAGACCAAACCAGAATGtaagtgttgttgttgttgttgttgttgttgttgttttttatATGGGCCTCGATATGTGGTCGCGTTGGGCCCGACCTGTTTTGCTGAGGGCTAACAATCCTGCCAGGTAACAACTGTATCCGCGGCGGGTTTGTTTGTGCGGGATATCCCCCGCAGAGGGGAACATGGCAGAAGCCCGAGGCCAAACCGGCCCAAGTCACCATTGAATCGAAGGACCCCAACTACGTCCCACCAGGTGCCTACGGGATgcctcagcaaccaccaTACCCCCGGGAGCCGCTTCCGGGTCCGCCGTCCAAACGCGACTCGATTGCTTATAACCGCGTCCAGCCCACGCTCCGGATCACCCCCCCTCAGGGTCGCCCATTACAGTCTGACGACGATAGACTAACCGCATCGACACTTCCGAGCTCCGTGCTGAGCCCTGACAACAAGCTGTCTGCTCTTTCTTCTGCCTACACTTCATCAGCCTCAGCCATGTTTCCCACGCCCATCAGCGCCGTCACCAACTCGGCCCTGTCTGACCGGGCACCCAAGGAATACCAGAGGGTGCCGCCCCTGCATGACCTCACTAGGACCGACcccgagcagcagcagcagcaacagcagcagcaacagtctCAGCAGTCGCAGCCTCCGCCATCTGCATcagcgcctcctccgccgcctccccctccgccacaaAGCACCACTGTTGCTCACCCTCCTTATAGTTTCCACACAGGCAGAACGGCCACCCCGCCCACAGCCCAGGTCGCCCCTCCAGCCCCGCCGCTATCGTCGTCTGTgggtggcagcagcggcgggcCACAAGCCACCGCTCAGCTGGCCCTATCCCACACGCAATTTCCCTCTGACCGTCCCCGTCGCGAAAAGGAAGAGATGCTCAACGGCCGACAATACTACCCCTTTGACAAGGAGCTCGTCCTCGAGCGCGAGCGCTGCAACGCGGCCTGCTGGCGCTTCAACAACTcgaccaaccccaacattGGCGTCTCCCCAGCCGAGCGCGCCCGCCTGTTCAGAGACATTCTCCATCCTCGCGAAGGCGTGCACCTCTCGCCCACTCTCATGTCCCCCGTCACGCACACGGGTCGGGTGGGCGACAACACAGCTGTCGAGGCGCCCTTCAACTGCGACTATGGGTACAACATTCAGATTGGAAACAATGTCTCGATTGGCAGAAACTGTCTGATCAACGACGTCTGCGAGGTCCGGATCGGGAGCAATGTCATTATCAGCCCGAATGTGTGTATTTACACGGGGACGTGCAGCACCGATCCGCGGAGGCGGGCGGGCAACAGCGGGACGCAGTATGGGAAGCCGGTGGTGATTGAGGATGACGTGTGGATTGCGGCGAATGTGGTGATTTTGCCTGGGGtgaggattgggagggggagcacggtgggggcggggagtgTGGTTACTAGGGTAAGTTTTATTTTCCAACAACATGAAAGATTGGGATATACTGACAGACGGACAGGACGTGGCGACGTATAGCATTTACATGGGGTTGAAGGCTGGGCATAGGAGGGGGATTGCTTTTGTCTGATTGAGCTAACCATCCATCTctggtttcttttctttctttgacGCTCGCATCAACATCATTCATTGGAACAACAACTAACTGGGTATTATccggtcttttttttttcttctgtttctTTAAGCTTGTTGTAATCATCATGTCTTTTTATGATACCCAATATTTgatgtatttttttttctgtcaATCATCTTGTAATGTATGCTAGGAGCCGAAAGTGTATCATGTTTCTGTTGTTTCatgggaggaaagggaggggaaggaagagggggagtgtgtgtctgtgtgtgtgtgtgtacgAATAGCATCGgctgggctggtggctgTGTACGGGTAAGGTATGACAGTTAGGGGAAGGGGGTATcagaaagggggaagggcaggggagaggttgaggaaaTATAAGTTTATTGCTTACTGTCTGTGTACTTTGTTTGATGGTCCAATGTCTGTTGAATGCTCAAGTGTTTACCGTATGACATGCATGACTGACTGTATTGTATTTTACAGCTGTCTTCAACCATAGTATGCAGAGAAGAGGCACGGTTTGAGTCGTGGTCGTAATTTTAGATACCTTGCAAGGTCTATCACGGGCTGATAGGGGAAGgcggggggaaggggggttaaTATGGCTTTTTATGTTGTTggttcttttgtttgtcGGTTGTCTACTACTACCATCGAGCGCACTATATGGCGATCCAAAAGAGGGAGGTCACAGATTCGGGCTGGgcgatgtggtgatggggaacTTGTTGTtgcaggaggaagaagggtcAGTAAATGGGTTAGTTGGTACATCCCGCGCAAGGTGAGATCTGGGTGTGTATGACAAGCTGCCCGATGATTGGGCGGTGCCAACTGCGGATCAGCAAGGTTGGGTGTCCGGACGGAATAGGTGATTGCTTGCATTTTCAGGAGAATACTGCTGTCTGCGTCTTGTAACGGAGGGGACCTGTCTTGAGGGTTTGTATGAGTAAGGCCGTCTCTCGTTGTCTGCTGTCATGATTTCACCGATTTACACCGGCCGGAATGATACGCCCACCTTTGTATGTGTAATAAGATGTCCATTGCAGATCGTTGCCCATTTTCTTGTCCCAATTGCTGCGTTTTATGGTAGGTTTGCATTGTCCAACGACAAACCTCCAGAGGTTCATGATGTCTTGCATAAGtaggtaaaaaaaaaaagaaacctgCCTTGCCCTCGCAGCAAATCCACTGAATATTTTCAGCTCATTCTTCCCTCGACCTACGGACCTAAAACACCCTCTCACCTCTTGCCTTTCTATGCATGCCGCATCACCATTCCATTCCCTCGTCTAGGTCCCACCTCCAAAGAAGACAAGAGCAGCCAAATGCCACCAAGCGGCGTAGCCCCCGCGGCCAGCAACAGTGACTGCGCTTGCCTCGTCACCTCCCCCGCTTCGTCTGTAAATTCACCAGTAAACTGTTCCGGTTGTGTGCttttacctaccttatctCGAAGATAGTCAGCTCTGTTTCGGGGGGTGTGATAAGTTATCTATGCGTCCAACCTTGCAGGTTCTGTTGTGCGTGTAACCTGGAACCATCAGGCCGAGATCCgggaccaccaccgccgccgccgccgtcatgaTGAGGTCTGTTGGTGGGAACCCGGAATCTTGACGCTGTGCAACAACAGTTGCTGGTaatggaggatgggggtgcAAGACAAGCGACCAGCATAATATGGGCTGGCCGCCGGATGTGCTCGGTTCAGCGCGGACGGGAGGGAGGGCTCTGGGGTTGCGGTGTAACGCTTCGctcttggtctttttttttttttttttgcgttTAATGGTAGAGAAGCGGTCGGCTTTtgagttggggggggggaaactGATAGTAAGGCAATGGGAGTTGGCGGTGGTCAATAGTGGCCGGGCCAAGAGGCCAAACCAAACAACACGTGGGATAATATGACGGGACTAGATGGCCGTCGCGGGGGGGGGTGTGATTCACTTTATTATTTCGGTGTTGGACAGGCTCTATAATGTCATAGCAAACACAGTCAATGTTGTTCGAGAATGGATGTCGTTATTACCGGTCCTATTGCAAAACGACGCCCACAGACAAGCTCCATTGTCAGAAAGAAACCAAGTTTTTTCGATCCACCTACCTAGGAAACACACAGCACCCCTTATTCAAGCAAACCTCTTGAATTCATTGCAACTTGGGGGCCGGCTGAAATACCCGGCCCCCATTACCATGTCTCAGCTTTCAGCTTTCTACCAGCATTAGTTTAACATGGCAGTAATATCCTGCTAAAGAACCCTCGACGAGAAACAAGGCCGCCTCAACTCTGGCGGAGCTAACGCAAGTCACAGGTACGCAAGTCCGTCTGTCGTTGCCGTCGACCGTGCCGCACCGGCACGGCACACCCGAGCGGCAGAGTGAGATTGGGACCGGGGGATCTTGTTATTTTTGAGAATACTATATGAGGTCAATGTATAAGAACATTTGGGCGCGAATTGGCGGGGAACTCTACCTCTGCGTGGGGGGAAAGAGGCGCGGTGATGGCGAGGTGAGGCCGGCGGATGATGCTCTTTATCGGTTTGGGCCCGAGGGGAGTGATCATTATTTAGGTGAGTTGATATTGGATCGGGTtatgggaggagggtgtcggACTTTGGGAGTTTGCTTGTGGTGTATTTTGTTTCTCCTGGGGGTCGGTGACGAAGATAGAATGCTGTGGTGACGGTACGATACGTCGAGCGACTGAAGGTTCTGAAGAGACAACCATGATGTATGAGTGAATAGTATATATCAAACTTCATACTTGAGTTCTGAGGCCAAATCTACAGAGTGCTGAATAACGGATGGCTCGTTGGTGCCTGGCTCACTCTTCGTAAGTTGACCAACCGCGAGCCTGAGTATAAAGTGTTAGGCAATCTGGAGATAGAATGCTACGTTGACGCAGCTGCAGTGTACATAGTAGACCTTGCATCTTGTATCCCCATCGGGATATCGGATCCAACCACACAGTGCTACAAGGCCCTTACAGTGTAGACACACCACTGTAAGAGCCTCAACCCATAGAAAACAAACAGTCCTGGCATGGAAATCCTTTGACCCCCCGATATGTCTATTAGTGATGCATCTATACCATGCGTTTGTGAAGGtatgccatcatcaacacctaATCTCAACGCCCCCCTTGCTCACGGTCAAATACTTGACTCCCTTGTAAGGTTTCATGTGCTCCACCATCCCTCTACTCTTCCTCGGGTCAATAATGATGCTCTCAACCTTGATACCGCTCGGCAGCCACCCTTTGACAGCAAAACTAACCAAAGCCGAGCTCGGCATCAAAATCTTATTATGCGCCTGTCTTTTCTCGTCCCGTTCCGCTTCCCAAGCCTTATCCACCCCTTTCTCCTTTGTAGTACTCGTGACCGCAATGTCTTGATACGGCTCGTCGTAGTTATagcccccaccaccaccaccaaacccaaacccagtcggatcaccctcctccccctcctccgtcacctGCTGTCCCACAACCGTACACCTCAACACAAAAGCAGACATGCCCTGCGCCAGCTCCTTGTTGCTAATCGTCCActccagcaccctctccccaggGTTATACGTCGCATCCCCTTTACTCGGCCTAATCTCCGGTACATTCCTCACATCCGCCGGCAACGGCACGATAATCACCAAATCATGCAGCGAAGGGGACGCCGGAGTCCCGGCATTCGGAatcccaaaccctcctcccggcCCACTGCCACCCCCTGACCCTCTCCCCTGCAGCCCGGTTCTCgcacccatcccccctccttgcACGCTCCCACTGCTCCCAAAAACCTTATTCAACTGCACCCTCACCTCAAAATCCGAACCCGTcagccccaaccccgtcttcatctccaGAC from Podospora bellae-mahoneyi strain CBS 112042 chromosome 4, whole genome shotgun sequence harbors:
- a CDS encoding hypothetical protein (EggNog:ENOG503P05H; COG:E), which produces MSTFTALNGGSPRPAEAVNGTVDAERGPGQSAPADPRPAAAESSTTSQRHDRFPFPGQSSLSSASGQEGSHKRKRSNSESPTRERQPTPASRRERSERTDQAEATERAGRSERRDRPELYGAQRVRSETRDGYSTPRRESYRGYGDERRDERREDADHWHSREAREERNSSYEGPYSAGPVSAVSDDQPGDRHRRATSQGDSADYGDQSPDGDDRGMYSGQYTPEQRRDGVIQSDPKKRKRNFSNRTKTGCLTCRKRKKKCDETKPECNNCIRGGFVCAGYPPQRGTWQKPEAKPAQVTIESKDPNYVPPGAYGMPQQPPYPREPLPGPPSKRDSIAYNRVQPTLRITPPQGRPLQSDDDRLTASTLPSSVLSPDNKLSALSSAYTSSASAMFPTPISAVTNSALSDRAPKEYQRVPPLHDLTRTDPEQQQQQQQQQQSQQSQPPPSASAPPPPPPPPPQSTTVAHPPYSFHTGRTATPPTAQVAPPAPPLSSSVGGSSGGPQATAQLALSHTQFPSDRPRREKEEMLNGRQYYPFDKELVLERERCNAACWRFNNSTNPNIGVSPAERARLFRDILHPREGVHLSPTLMSPVTHTGRVGDNTAVEAPFNCDYGYNIQIGNNVSIGRNCLINDVCEVRIGSNVIISPNVCIYTGTCSTDPRRRAGNSGTQYGKPVVIEDDVWIAANVVILPGVRIGRGSTVGAGSVVTRDVATYSIYMGLKAGHRRGIAFV